In uncultured Cohaesibacter sp., a genomic segment contains:
- the metC gene encoding cystathionine beta-lyase, translated as MQKKQNCTKNYHTDTRLITTGRPTEDHGCFVNPPVIHASTVLFESTDHLYGGNAKYYYGRRGTPTTNALCDALTDLEGAAGTVLTPSGLAACSLALLSACKSGDHVLITDSAYEPTRNFATQVLAPMGVEVEYYDPRIGGEINTFFRPNTSAVFTESPGSQTFEMQDIPAIAEAAHARDILVLLDNTWASPLFFDSMSHGVDITIQAGTKYIVGHSDVMLGTISANERAWPRLYEVHGAMGYHVGPDDVYLALRGLRTMSVRLKQHQESAMALAKWLQARPEVDRVLYPALESDPGHAIWKRDFTGACGLLGFVLKDCSQKQAFAFIDALELFGLGYSWGGFESLVTYVDPRGYRTATTWDEPGQLLRLHVGLEDADDLKADLEKGFEALVKP; from the coding sequence ATGCAAAAGAAGCAAAACTGCACAAAAAATTATCACACTGATACACGATTAATCACCACCGGTCGTCCTACTGAAGACCATGGTTGTTTTGTCAATCCCCCCGTGATTCATGCATCGACTGTGCTGTTCGAGTCTACAGATCATCTTTATGGCGGTAATGCTAAGTATTACTACGGCCGACGTGGAACGCCAACAACAAATGCGCTTTGTGATGCATTGACCGATCTCGAGGGTGCTGCGGGGACTGTTTTGACCCCGTCAGGTCTCGCTGCGTGTTCCCTCGCCCTGCTCTCGGCCTGCAAAAGTGGCGACCATGTTCTGATCACGGACAGTGCCTATGAGCCGACGCGGAATTTTGCCACGCAAGTATTGGCGCCCATGGGTGTGGAAGTCGAATATTATGATCCTCGGATCGGAGGCGAAATAAATACATTCTTCCGTCCGAACACCAGCGCCGTGTTTACCGAGTCACCGGGATCACAGACTTTCGAGATGCAGGACATTCCTGCTATCGCCGAAGCTGCGCACGCGCGGGACATTCTCGTGCTGCTCGACAACACGTGGGCATCGCCATTGTTCTTTGACAGCATGAGCCATGGGGTCGACATCACCATTCAGGCGGGAACAAAATACATTGTCGGGCATTCGGATGTCATGCTGGGGACGATCTCGGCCAACGAACGCGCCTGGCCGCGGCTGTATGAGGTCCATGGCGCGATGGGTTATCATGTTGGTCCCGATGATGTCTATCTGGCGTTGCGCGGTTTGAGAACCATGTCTGTGCGCTTGAAGCAGCATCAGGAAAGCGCCATGGCGTTGGCCAAATGGTTGCAGGCCCGCCCGGAGGTGGATCGTGTTCTCTATCCAGCTTTGGAGAGTGATCCCGGTCATGCGATCTGGAAACGGGATTTCACCGGAGCCTGCGGGCTGCTCGGATTCGTGCTCAAGGACTGCAGCCAGAAGCAGGCCTTTGCCTTTATCGATGCGCTGGAGCTGTTCGGGCTTGGTTACTCTTGGGGCGGTTTCGAAAGCCTTGTTACTTATGTAGATCCGCGCGGCTATAGAACGGCAACGACATGGGACGAGCCGGGGCAGCTGCTGCGGCTGCATGTCGGTCTTGAGGATGCCGATGATCTGAAGGCGGATCTGGAAAAGGGCTTTGAAGCCCTTGTAAAGCCATAG
- a CDS encoding lipid-A-disaccharide synthase N-terminal domain-containing protein has protein sequence MHSTLWNDIQSWLNTVFVAQWDVWLVLGFVAQAMFTMRFVVQWIASERAGKSIMPVAFWFFSIGGGGLLFIYALKRADPVFIVGQGAGLLIYVRNVWLIIKEHKANKLMENTPVE, from the coding sequence ATGCATTCGACACTCTGGAACGATATTCAATCCTGGCTCAATACCGTTTTTGTTGCGCAGTGGGATGTCTGGCTGGTGCTTGGCTTTGTCGCTCAGGCCATGTTCACCATGCGCTTTGTGGTCCAGTGGATCGCCAGCGAGCGCGCAGGCAAATCCATCATGCCCGTTGCCTTCTGGTTCTTTTCCATCGGCGGCGGCGGCTTGCTGTTCATCTATGCCCTGAAGCGTGCTGATCCCGTATTCATCGTCGGGCAGGGGGCTGGCTTGCTGATCTACGTGCGCAACGTCTGGCTGATCATCAAGGAGCACAAGGCCAACAAGCTCATGGAAAACACGCCGGTCGAATAG
- a CDS encoding glycosyltransferase family 2 protein, whose translation MLSTLPPLHHALEVSVVIPCKNEKDNLAFLIDEVGTALVGRSFELIIVDDGSDDGTDLFLKQAATTRPWLRHIRHEKSCGQSNAVRTGLLFAKGEFIATLDGDGQNDPAFFPQMIDALKAGGPSCALAAGQRTKRTDGFVKKYGSRLANKIRQSMLKDNTRDSGCGLKVIRRQVFLNLPFFEAWHRFLPALVVREGLQVVHVDVLDRGRSHGTSKYGIFDRLWVGIIDLFGVLWLRKRRKKIPIISEIDLGGTTTDPR comes from the coding sequence ATGCTATCCACCTTGCCCCCGTTGCACCATGCACTTGAAGTCAGCGTGGTTATCCCTTGCAAGAACGAAAAGGACAATCTGGCCTTCCTGATCGATGAAGTCGGTACGGCGCTTGTTGGCCGCAGCTTCGAGCTGATCATCGTTGATGACGGCTCCGACGACGGCACGGACCTGTTCCTCAAGCAAGCTGCAACGACCAGACCGTGGCTGCGCCATATCCGGCATGAGAAATCCTGCGGCCAGTCCAATGCTGTGCGTACCGGTTTGCTGTTTGCCAAAGGTGAATTCATCGCGACGCTGGATGGCGACGGGCAGAACGACCCGGCCTTCTTCCCCCAGATGATCGACGCCCTGAAGGCGGGTGGACCGTCCTGCGCACTCGCCGCAGGTCAACGCACCAAGCGGACTGATGGCTTTGTCAAGAAATATGGCTCGCGCCTTGCCAACAAGATCCGCCAGTCGATGCTCAAGGACAACACCCGGGATTCAGGCTGCGGGCTGAAGGTCATCCGTCGGCAGGTCTTCCTCAACTTGCCGTTCTTTGAAGCCTGGCACCGTTTTCTGCCGGCTCTGGTGGTACGCGAAGGGCTTCAGGTGGTTCATGTCGACGTCCTTGACCGTGGACGCAGCCACGGCACCTCCAAATATGGCATCTTCGATCGTCTGTGGGTCGGCATCATAGATCTGTTCGGTGTTCTCTGGCTGCGCAAGCGCCGCAAGAAGATCCCGATCATCTCAGAGATTGACCTTGGCGGCACGACCACCGATCCACGATAA
- a CDS encoding phosphatase PAP2 family protein gives MISGQGDRTLLDQIKTVCRRAGEHYAAFRSLRAQRAFQYRSYKAVPQAAGPDWLLIVVVAGSLMALGFLFVDEAAAQWKASLPKETLDLFLAITRLGKSENYLVPSGIIVLGLAFAPLSRLTLSAKAALFQLQMMALFIFVAVAGAGLSNNVIKILIGRARPRYFEEFGAHYFNSPGWTSGFQSFPSGHSTTAGAMAVALTLLFPRFKWLWIAIGLWIAFSRVVVGAHYPSDIVAGFLYGAVFAWLLAKYSTNRRLLFRVSGEGIRLPKTGGLSLSRVMKALHMLIQKA, from the coding sequence GTGATAAGCGGGCAAGGAGACAGAACACTGCTGGATCAGATCAAGACGGTATGCCGTAGAGCAGGGGAACACTATGCCGCATTCAGGAGCCTGCGTGCACAACGGGCTTTTCAATACCGGTCCTACAAGGCGGTGCCGCAAGCAGCCGGTCCGGATTGGCTGCTGATCGTCGTTGTGGCCGGAAGCCTGATGGCGCTTGGCTTTCTCTTCGTCGATGAAGCCGCAGCGCAATGGAAGGCGTCACTGCCGAAAGAAACCCTTGATCTTTTCCTCGCAATCACACGGCTTGGCAAATCGGAGAACTATCTGGTTCCCTCCGGCATCATCGTGCTTGGTCTGGCCTTCGCGCCCTTGAGCCGACTGACCCTTTCCGCCAAGGCAGCTCTTTTCCAGTTGCAGATGATGGCCCTGTTCATCTTCGTGGCTGTCGCAGGCGCCGGGCTATCCAACAACGTTATCAAGATCCTCATTGGCCGGGCGCGTCCGCGCTATTTCGAGGAGTTCGGTGCGCATTATTTCAATTCCCCCGGATGGACCTCCGGCTTCCAGAGTTTCCCGTCGGGGCATTCGACGACGGCAGGCGCCATGGCCGTAGCCTTGACGCTGCTGTTCCCGCGCTTCAAGTGGCTCTGGATAGCCATCGGCCTCTGGATTGCCTTTTCGCGCGTGGTGGTCGGTGCACATTACCCTTCCGACATTGTGGCCGGGTTCCTCTATGGCGCGGTCTTCGCCTGGCTACTGGCAAAATACAGCACAAACCGCCGCCTGTTGTTTCGCGTGAGCGGGGAGGGCATCAGATTGCCAAAAACCGGCGGACTTTCGCTTTCCAGAGTGATGAAAGCCCTTCACATGCTGATCCAAAAAGCCTAA
- a CDS encoding glycosyltransferase family 39 protein gives MSDLGPFPLDPQSPPGYPRQNATPPEADWITSLSDSIEASLSKLCSSRTKSFIALMLFALVCFLPGFNSIPPVDRDEARFAQASKQMMESGDYVDIRFQEGTRYKKPVGIYWLQVASADLTGKGVDAPIWAYRIPSLAGALLSVGLTFLIGMRMGSVRSGMLAGLGMAAAILLGVEARLAKTDAMLLATILAVQWLIWELYDLRSGLSKPKGALLWAALGVGVLIKGPIILMVSSLTLIVLSIRERSIGWLKGNGWKYGVPLFILITVPWFIAIGIKTDWAFFFDSVGKDMMAKVATGKESHGAPPGTYLAASIGTFWPISVFFILSVVWIWKQRKQRAVFFALAWIIPSWIIFEIVPTKLPHYVLPAMPALALLMAEALEARATSWASIWGKIVALLIPVVAVVMGLGAPIGLIFLEGTINPAAFGLGLVASGLGLLSYAVLTRGRVMAAFILACFVAPILYLSLHGTIFPELRSVWISNQLQEAAQKVKPCESVEIASAGYSEPSLVFLTGTDTVLTDGKGAASFLLEAGCRLAIVEKRQQQAFLDALGDSREKIEEAITVEGYKLNGGKWQTFGLYRYKM, from the coding sequence ATGTCAGATCTTGGCCCATTTCCTTTGGATCCCCAGAGTCCTCCCGGCTACCCGCGCCAGAATGCAACGCCACCCGAAGCCGACTGGATCACATCGCTCAGCGATTCCATCGAGGCAAGCCTCAGCAAGCTTTGCTCGTCACGGACGAAATCATTCATCGCGCTCATGCTCTTTGCGCTCGTCTGCTTCCTGCCGGGCTTCAACTCCATTCCACCTGTCGACAGGGACGAAGCGCGCTTCGCTCAGGCGTCCAAGCAGATGATGGAATCGGGCGACTATGTCGACATCCGTTTTCAGGAGGGAACCCGCTACAAGAAACCGGTCGGCATCTATTGGCTGCAGGTAGCAAGCGCCGATTTGACAGGGAAGGGCGTTGATGCTCCGATCTGGGCCTACCGCATTCCTTCTCTCGCAGGCGCGCTTCTGAGCGTCGGGTTGACCTTCCTTATCGGCATGCGCATGGGCTCCGTCCGTAGCGGTATGCTGGCGGGGCTGGGCATGGCAGCCGCTATCCTGCTTGGGGTCGAGGCCCGGCTCGCCAAGACAGACGCCATGCTTCTGGCCACCATATTGGCCGTGCAGTGGCTCATCTGGGAGCTTTACGACTTGCGCAGCGGCCTCAGCAAACCCAAGGGCGCCCTGTTGTGGGCTGCACTCGGCGTCGGCGTACTCATCAAGGGGCCCATCATTCTCATGGTCAGCAGCCTGACGCTGATCGTTCTGTCCATTCGCGAGCGCTCCATCGGCTGGCTCAAAGGCAACGGCTGGAAATATGGCGTTCCGCTGTTTATCCTCATTACCGTGCCATGGTTCATCGCCATTGGCATCAAGACCGACTGGGCCTTCTTCTTTGATTCCGTCGGCAAAGACATGATGGCCAAGGTCGCCACGGGCAAGGAATCTCACGGAGCCCCTCCCGGCACCTATCTGGCTGCCAGCATCGGCACCTTCTGGCCGATCTCCGTCTTCTTCATTCTTTCGGTGGTCTGGATCTGGAAGCAGCGCAAGCAGCGGGCGGTGTTTTTCGCTCTGGCGTGGATCATCCCGAGCTGGATCATTTTCGAAATCGTGCCAACCAAACTGCCCCATTATGTCCTTCCCGCCATGCCCGCGCTGGCACTCCTCATGGCCGAAGCACTCGAAGCCAGAGCCACGAGTTGGGCAAGCATCTGGGGCAAGATCGTAGCGCTGCTGATCCCGGTTGTCGCCGTGGTCATGGGCCTTGGTGCCCCCATCGGTCTGATCTTCCTTGAGGGCACCATCAATCCTGCCGCCTTTGGGCTTGGTCTTGTCGCCTCGGGCCTCGGGCTGCTCAGTTACGCGGTATTGACCCGCGGTCGCGTCATGGCGGCGTTCATCCTCGCCTGTTTCGTTGCGCCGATCCTCTATCTCTCCCTGCATGGAACCATTTTCCCGGAACTGCGTTCTGTCTGGATATCAAACCAGTTGCAGGAAGCAGCCCAGAAGGTAAAACCCTGTGAGAGCGTTGAGATTGCCAGTGCCGGATACAGCGAACCGAGCCTTGTGTTTCTGACTGGAACGGACACCGTCCTCACAGACGGCAAGGGGGCCGCAAGTTTCCTGCTCGAAGCAGGGTGCCGCCTCGCCATTGTCGAAAAGCGACAGCAACAGGCATTCCTTGATGCACTCGGCGACAGCCGTGAGAAAATTGAAGAGGCCATTACCGTCGAAGGCTACAAGCTCAACGGTGGCAAATGGCAGACCTTCGGGCTTTATCGCTACAAGATGTAG
- a CDS encoding response regulator, with product MADDSSVTRDVIRRGIQVYKDHRYLDVTYVADGAAALRVFKKQKIDVAFIDINMPGLTGPQLVSELPNTISKDCLTIAVSGQMDQQAEAVLKEYGAYHFMKKPFRAQDAADVFMTCIVMTENYRILVVDDSETMRKLTCKILGKSRFSFEICEADSAKAALKAIIAKRPNIVLTDFHMPGVDGIELAGVIRSVSDRIGIYMMSTSDTDHLERSAAFVGITGFLKKPFDAADIDSIMHKRLGLDTPKFGKTRPMFGFMDRDVESNQMMI from the coding sequence GTGGCTGATGACAGCTCGGTAACGCGAGATGTGATCCGGCGAGGCATTCAGGTCTATAAGGACCATCGCTATCTTGATGTGACCTATGTGGCGGACGGGGCGGCGGCGCTCAGAGTCTTCAAGAAGCAGAAGATCGATGTGGCTTTCATTGATATCAACATGCCGGGCCTGACGGGACCGCAGTTGGTGTCCGAGTTGCCGAACACCATTTCAAAGGACTGTCTGACGATTGCCGTTTCAGGGCAGATGGACCAGCAGGCGGAAGCTGTGCTCAAGGAGTATGGGGCCTATCATTTCATGAAGAAGCCGTTCAGGGCTCAGGACGCGGCTGATGTCTTCATGACCTGTATTGTGATGACCGAGAACTACCGCATCCTGGTCGTTGATGACTCCGAGACCATGCGCAAGCTGACCTGCAAGATCCTCGGCAAGAGCCGTTTTTCCTTTGAAATCTGTGAAGCGGACAGTGCCAAAGCGGCGCTCAAGGCGATTATCGCCAAACGTCCAAACATTGTTCTGACAGACTTCCATATGCCTGGCGTCGATGGCATCGAGTTGGCTGGAGTGATCCGTAGTGTTTCCGATCGCATCGGAATCTACATGATGTCGACCAGCGACACCGACCATCTCGAGCGCTCTGCGGCCTTTGTCGGCATCACCGGATTTCTCAAGAAGCCGTTCGATGCCGCTGACATCGACAGCATCATGCACAAGCGTCTCGGGCTTGATACGCCGAAATTCGGCAAGACCCGCCCGATGTTCGGCTTTATGGATCGCGATGTCGAAAGCAATCAGATGATGATCTGA
- a CDS encoding TrkH family potassium uptake protein codes for MAVSNPKRKVAGYPPPLVLVMLYASLILVGTLGLMLPIATTAPISWSDAMFTATSAVTVTGLAVVDTGQGFTFFGQALICLLIQLGGLGLMTFAALILSMLGIPIGFTNRLYLREDLNQTSATDLLALTKTILRVVLLCEIIGAAILAMVFVPEFGVRRGLWSAVFHAVSAFNNAGFSLYPDSLSRWVGNPLINITVPCLFILGGLGFTVIADIWRLRSWQKYSLHSKLMLVGTAILLIFSFAAFAALEWNNPSTLGGLDWPAKLWASWFQGATTRTAGFNTVDMAGLTDASSLMFMILMVIGAGSTSTGGGIKVTTFIVLFLATLAFFKRQTTIDVFGRRIGPEQIVKVLALVMVSLSIILTGLFTMLIFHEGRFLDVTFETLSAFGTVGLSRGITADLDNLGRLIIMVIMFIGRVGPLTIGFLLATQRPKRISYPAGRIYLG; via the coding sequence ATGGCAGTTTCGAATCCCAAGCGCAAAGTGGCTGGTTATCCGCCACCTCTGGTGCTCGTCATGCTCTATGCCTCTCTGATCCTTGTGGGCACTCTTGGCCTGATGCTGCCGATTGCAACAACGGCTCCCATCAGTTGGTCTGATGCGATGTTTACCGCCACATCGGCCGTAACCGTAACGGGTCTTGCGGTGGTCGATACCGGGCAGGGGTTCACCTTCTTTGGGCAGGCCCTTATCTGCCTTTTGATCCAGCTTGGTGGTCTGGGGCTGATGACCTTCGCCGCCCTGATCCTTTCCATGCTCGGGATCCCCATCGGGTTTACCAATCGTCTCTACCTGCGTGAGGATCTAAACCAGACCTCGGCAACCGACCTTCTGGCCTTGACCAAGACAATCCTGCGCGTCGTTCTGCTGTGTGAGATCATCGGCGCAGCCATTCTGGCGATGGTCTTCGTTCCCGAGTTCGGAGTTCGACGCGGACTGTGGAGTGCCGTCTTTCATGCGGTGTCGGCCTTCAACAACGCCGGATTTTCACTCTACCCGGACAGTCTGAGCCGCTGGGTCGGCAACCCGCTGATCAACATCACGGTGCCTTGCCTTTTCATTCTGGGCGGACTGGGCTTCACCGTTATCGCCGACATATGGCGCCTTCGGTCGTGGCAGAAATATTCTCTACACAGCAAGCTGATGCTGGTCGGCACTGCCATTCTGCTCATCTTCTCCTTTGCCGCCTTTGCGGCGCTGGAATGGAACAACCCGTCAACCCTCGGCGGCCTCGACTGGCCAGCCAAACTCTGGGCAAGCTGGTTTCAGGGGGCAACCACCCGAACAGCCGGCTTCAACACCGTAGACATGGCCGGATTGACCGATGCCAGCAGCCTGATGTTCATGATCCTGATGGTCATCGGCGCGGGCAGCACCTCAACGGGCGGCGGAATCAAGGTCACCACCTTCATCGTTCTCTTTCTTGCGACCCTTGCCTTTTTCAAGCGTCAGACCACGATTGACGTCTTCGGCCGCAGGATCGGGCCAGAGCAGATCGTCAAGGTCCTCGCCCTGGTCATGGTCTCCCTGTCGATCATCCTCACGGGACTGTTCACCATGCTGATCTTTCACGAGGGTCGATTCCTCGACGTGACGTTCGAAACCCTGTCAGCTTTCGGCACGGTCGGTCTTTCGCGAGGCATCACCGCCGATTTAGATAACCTAGGACGTCTCATCATCATGGTCATCATGTTCATCGGGCGCGTCGGTCCCTTGACGATCGGCTTCCTTCTCGCCACACAGAGACCGAAACGGATTTCCTACCCTGCGGGCAGGATCTATCTGGGATAG
- a CDS encoding TrkA family potassium uptake protein, with amino-acid sequence MNNRSFAVIGLGTFGSTVARELANFGNPVLGIDSKEQNVAALADTLSEAIIADGRDEVALKEAGLGDYDVAIIAIGEDLEANILCTMNTKLLGVKTIWVKALNKTHHRILSRLGADRIILPEQEVGQHIAQMLHNPQVRDYVSLGNGYHVVDFKVPKLLDGVSVSDPKWFDVNDLRVLGFMRDSQYFSGVNQSEPLKEDDKLLLLGKRPDLRRFGDALRGRS; translated from the coding sequence ATGAATAACCGCAGCTTTGCCGTCATCGGCCTTGGCACATTCGGCAGCACTGTCGCCAGAGAATTAGCCAATTTCGGTAATCCGGTTCTTGGTATTGACTCAAAGGAACAGAATGTCGCCGCGCTGGCCGACACTCTGTCTGAAGCGATCATCGCAGATGGTCGTGATGAGGTGGCCCTCAAGGAGGCCGGCCTCGGAGACTATGATGTCGCCATCATCGCCATAGGCGAAGATCTTGAAGCCAATATTCTCTGTACGATGAACACCAAGCTTCTTGGCGTTAAGACCATCTGGGTCAAGGCGCTCAACAAGACCCACCACCGGATCCTTTCCAGGCTGGGGGCGGACCGTATCATTCTGCCCGAACAGGAAGTTGGCCAGCATATCGCCCAGATGCTTCACAACCCGCAAGTGCGTGACTATGTCAGCCTCGGCAACGGCTATCATGTCGTTGATTTCAAGGTGCCCAAGCTGCTCGACGGCGTTTCGGTTTCCGACCCGAAATGGTTCGATGTCAATGATCTGCGCGTTCTCGGTTTCATGCGGGACAGCCAATATTTTTCCGGCGTCAACCAGAGCGAACCCCTCAAGGAAGATGACAAGCTGCTGTTGTTGGGCAAGCGCCCGGACTTGCGCCGCTTCGGAGATGCCCTCAGAGGCCGGAGTTGA
- the choV gene encoding choline ABC transporter ATP-binding protein, protein MTTAIKLEKVSIVFGDKPEAALPYMDHGLTRSEIQDKSNQIMAVQDCSFEVEEGEIFVLMGLSGSGKSTLLRAVNGLNPVVRGAVHVNTGDKLLNVTKASAQKLRNIRRNRVAMVFQQFALLPWRTVAENVGLGLELSGMPRRLRREAAMEQLELVGLEGWADNQVSELSGGMQQRVGLARAFATKAPILLMDEPFSALDPLIRCKLQDELLDLQKKLKRTILFVSHDLDEAFKLGNRIAIMEGGHIKQIGTPQTIFSNPADDYVSEFVANMNPLGVLRVCDGMVSPTSEQYETTIGADILLSDSLDLLVKSTSPLGVIRNGQTVGELSTRSALRLLSGRPGNDV, encoded by the coding sequence TTGACGACCGCCATCAAACTCGAAAAAGTCTCCATCGTTTTTGGTGACAAGCCCGAAGCAGCCTTGCCCTATATGGATCATGGACTGACGCGTAGCGAGATTCAGGACAAGTCAAACCAGATCATGGCCGTTCAGGACTGCTCCTTTGAAGTGGAGGAGGGCGAGATCTTCGTTCTGATGGGATTGTCCGGCTCTGGCAAGTCGACCCTGCTTCGCGCTGTCAATGGCCTCAACCCGGTCGTGCGGGGGGCCGTTCATGTCAACACCGGCGACAAGTTGCTGAATGTAACGAAAGCCTCGGCCCAGAAACTGCGCAATATCCGGCGCAACCGGGTTGCCATGGTCTTCCAGCAATTTGCGCTGTTGCCGTGGCGCACTGTGGCCGAAAATGTTGGCCTCGGGCTGGAACTGTCAGGCATGCCGCGGCGTCTGCGCCGGGAAGCGGCCATGGAACAGCTGGAGCTGGTGGGACTTGAGGGATGGGCCGACAATCAGGTCAGCGAGCTGTCCGGCGGCATGCAACAGCGGGTAGGGCTCGCCCGCGCCTTTGCCACGAAGGCACCGATCCTGTTGATGGACGAACCATTTTCCGCCCTTGATCCGCTTATCCGCTGCAAGCTGCAGGATGAACTGCTCGACCTGCAAAAGAAGCTCAAACGAACGATCCTGTTTGTCAGCCACGATCTGGATGAAGCCTTCAAGCTGGGCAACCGCATCGCCATCATGGAAGGCGGCCACATCAAGCAGATCGGCACGCCGCAGACTATCTTTTCCAACCCAGCGGATGACTATGTCTCCGAATTTGTTGCCAACATGAACCCGCTCGGCGTTCTGCGCGTCTGCGATGGCATGGTCAGCCCAACAAGCGAACAGTATGAAACAACCATCGGTGCAGACATTCTTCTGTCAGACAGCCTCGATCTGCTCGTGAAGTCGACCAGCCCGCTCGGGGTGATCCGCAATGGCCAAACCGTTGGCGAGCTATCAACGCGCAGTGCCTTGCGCCTACTGTCCGGCCGCCCTGGAAACGATGTCTGA
- the choW gene encoding choline ABC transporter permease subunit, whose amino-acid sequence MEWLYSHKIPVGDWASALFEWIRMNLGGPLDSLSLVLEHIINGILWVLHTPHPLIVIAVFVALTWLIQRSWKTSVLVGLGFLFILNQGYWRETTESLTLVLTSCAVCMALGVPIGIAAAHRPKLYAVLRPILDLMQTLPTFVYLIPAIVFFGIGMVPGLIATVVFVLPAPIRLTQLGISSTPEKLIEAVRAFGGTRRDVLFKAELPHARPQIMAGLNQTIMLALSMVVIAALVGADGLGVPVVRALNQVNTSLGFESGFVIVVVAIILDRILNRKREH is encoded by the coding sequence GTGGAATGGCTCTATTCCCACAAGATTCCCGTAGGGGATTGGGCAAGCGCGCTGTTTGAATGGATCCGCATGAATCTCGGAGGGCCGCTCGACAGTCTGAGCCTGGTCCTGGAGCATATCATCAACGGCATCCTTTGGGTCCTGCACACACCGCATCCTCTGATCGTCATCGCCGTGTTTGTCGCGCTGACCTGGCTCATTCAGAGAAGCTGGAAGACCAGTGTTCTGGTCGGACTCGGTTTTCTGTTCATCCTCAATCAGGGATACTGGCGCGAAACCACTGAAAGCCTGACCCTTGTTCTGACTTCCTGCGCCGTCTGCATGGCGCTTGGCGTTCCCATCGGCATTGCCGCAGCACATAGACCAAAGCTTTATGCGGTGTTGCGGCCGATCCTCGACCTGATGCAAACTCTGCCGACCTTTGTCTATCTCATTCCCGCGATCGTCTTTTTCGGTATTGGCATGGTGCCGGGGCTCATCGCCACCGTTGTCTTCGTGCTGCCAGCGCCAATCCGCCTCACGCAACTGGGCATTTCTTCAACACCTGAAAAGTTGATCGAAGCCGTGCGTGCCTTTGGCGGAACCCGTCGGGATGTGCTTTTCAAGGCCGAGCTACCCCACGCCCGTCCGCAGATCATGGCCGGTCTCAACCAGACCATCATGCTGGCGCTGTCGATGGTTGTGATCGCCGCCCTTGTCGGCGCAGATGGCCTTGGCGTTCCGGTTGTGCGGGCGCTCAATCAGGTCAACACCAGCCTCGGGTTTGAAAGCGGCTTTGTCATCGTCGTGGTTGCCATCATCCTTGACCGAATCTTGAACAGGAAACGCGAGCATTGA
- the choX gene encoding choline ABC transporter substrate-binding protein yields MKLATAVTILALSTSAAFADCSVVTFSDVGWTDITATTATTSTILQALGYKTDTRILSLPVTYISLEEGKVDVFLGTWLPSMESDIKPYREKGTIDTVRANLTGAKYTLATNAAGAKLGITDFASIADHADELKSAIYGIEPGNDGNRLIMTMIEKNAFNLKDFKIRESSEQGMLSQVQRLSKRDQPIVFLGWEPHPMNSSFELTYLSGGDEFFGPDYGGATVYTNTRAGYAKECPNVGKLLNNLEFSLKMENEIMGSILNDGKKAEDAAKIWLKANPSVLDKWLDGVETLDGKPALPAAKSALGL; encoded by the coding sequence ATGAAACTGGCAACCGCAGTAACCATACTTGCCTTGTCCACCTCAGCTGCCTTTGCAGACTGTTCAGTGGTGACCTTCTCCGATGTGGGTTGGACCGACATAACGGCAACGACAGCCACAACGAGCACCATACTTCAGGCGCTCGGCTACAAGACCGACACCCGCATTCTTTCCTTGCCCGTCACCTATATCTCGCTCGAAGAGGGCAAGGTGGACGTCTTTCTTGGCACCTGGTTGCCCAGCATGGAATCGGACATCAAGCCCTATCGTGAAAAGGGCACCATCGACACCGTCCGTGCCAATCTGACAGGAGCCAAATACACCCTTGCCACCAATGCGGCCGGTGCAAAGCTCGGCATCACCGATTTTGCCTCCATCGCAGACCATGCCGATGAGCTAAAAAGCGCCATCTATGGCATCGAGCCGGGCAATGATGGCAATCGGCTGATCATGACGATGATCGAAAAGAATGCTTTCAACCTGAAAGATTTCAAGATTCGCGAAAGCTCGGAGCAGGGTATGCTCAGCCAGGTTCAGCGGCTCTCGAAGCGAGACCAGCCGATCGTCTTTCTGGGCTGGGAACCGCATCCGATGAATTCCAGCTTCGAGTTGACCTATCTGAGCGGCGGGGACGAGTTCTTCGGCCCAGACTATGGCGGCGCAACGGTCTATACCAACACCCGCGCCGGGTATGCCAAAGAGTGCCCAAATGTTGGCAAACTGCTAAATAACCTTGAGTTTTCCCTCAAAATGGAAAATGAGATCATGGGTTCCATCCTCAACGACGGAAAAAAGGCCGAAGACGCAGCAAAGATCTGGCTAAAAGCCAATCCTTCCGTTTTGGATAAATGGCTCGATGGTGTAGAAACACTCGATGGCAAACCCGCATTGCCAGCAGCAAAGTCCGCTTTGGGGCTTTGA